One segment of Triticum aestivum cultivar Chinese Spring chromosome 2A, IWGSC CS RefSeq v2.1, whole genome shotgun sequence DNA contains the following:
- the LOC123187770 gene encoding uncharacterized protein gives MSARLQEGDEQRGTRMPKRGRERLYLVFDDWCHGYSIRMVNLLKHTAGSGHPAPVHFSQPFCRIMAPLVSYFTSAFGAKILAVFSRDPEADSESYFPMLDVRSQCVTFAPGQLCPIPPIYYLPVGNELFCLSFCSFEMLCSEVLSPRLQDQSCSMGWSWKQLSEKPPFYVDHVTSYSLHPEERTFLFSTKTGAAEATYTFDTQKRSWKLLGNWKLPFAGCAHFDPGLNCFVGLSKEPDTLGQIYSCQVPIYDTDDGLCPPPVVKLCKENLLSERPRDMHVGATLVYMGGKSEFCLVQCVSPDQDRMDEDDVAHGAQLPGRRRFYRLTTFSLSFNKDKELTTGNTRRLQYYKVPKEATKPFLQDPVAFWM, from the coding sequence ATGTCCGCCCGGTTACAAGAAGGCGACGAGCAAAGGGGCACAAGGATGCCAAAGCGTGGCCGTGAGCGACTTTACCTTGTCTTTGATGACTGGTGCCATGGATACAGCATCCGCATGGTAAACTTGTTGAAGCATACTGCTGGCTCAGGCCATCCAGCCCCGGTGCATTTTTCCCAGCCTTTCTGCCGCATAATGGCACCTCTCGTGTCGTACTTCACGTCAGCCTTTGGCGCCAAGATTTTGGCGGTGTTTTCCAGAGATCCCGAAGCTGACTCTGAGAGCTACTTCCCAATGTTGGACGTTCGCTCGCAGTGCGTCACCTTTGCCCCTGGGCAGTTATGTCCTATTCCTCCCATCTACTACCTTCCTGTCGGCAACGAGTTATTCTGTCTGAGCTTCTGCTCCTTCGAGATGCTCTGCTCGGAGGTGCTCTCCCCCCGGTTGCAGGATCAGTCTTGCAGCATGGGTTGGTCATGGAAACAGCTCTCTGAGAAACCGCCATTCTATGTTGATCACGTCACCTCCTACTCTTTGCATCCTGAGGAACGGACCTTCCTCTTCAGCACCAAGACTGGCGCAGCCGAGGCCACCTACACCTTTGACACCCAGAAACGTTCATGGAAACTCCTTGGCAATTGGAAGCTGCCCTTTGCTGGCTGCGCTCACTTTGACCCGGGCCTCAACTGCTTTGTCGGGCTCTCCAAAGAACCGGACACCCTTGGCCAAATTTACAGCTGCCAAGTGCCCATCTATGACACTGATGATGGTCTGTGCCCTCCCCCTGTAGTGAAGCTCTGCAAGGAGAATCTGTTAAGTGAGCGCCCACGTGATATGCATGTTGGTGCTACCCTTGTCTACATGGGAGGCAAGAGCGAATTCTGCCTCGTACAGTGTGTCAGCCCTGATCAGGACCGAATGGATGAGGACGACGTTGCTCATGGTGCGCAGCTACCCGGTCGTCGTCGCTTCTATCGTCTCACCACATTCTCTCTCAGCTTCAACAAGGATAAAGAACTGACAACTGGCAATACCCGTCGGCTGCAGTACTACAAAGTGCCTAAAGAAGCCACGAAGCCGTTCCTTCAAGATCCGGTGGCATTTTGGATGTAG